A genomic region of Ignavibacteria bacterium contains the following coding sequences:
- a CDS encoding DUF2721 domain-containing protein — protein sequence MNLTSEMFVKMIQFMLAPAVMISACGLLLLGINNRYSSIANRIRLLNDERRRLILKIKDGKELDYLESNRLASIKKQLDQLFCRLGFVKNCVVFYSTGIFLFILTSFLIGLDFIFDLRSGIVLMMITFITGMISVGIGILNALKEITRGHKIIELEIKAEE from the coding sequence ATGAACTTGACATCTGAAATGTTTGTGAAAATGATTCAATTTATGCTTGCACCAGCGGTGATGATTTCTGCTTGCGGGCTGCTTCTTTTGGGAATCAATAATAGATACTCTTCAATTGCAAATAGAATTAGACTTCTAAACGATGAAAGAAGAAGATTGATTCTTAAAATCAAAGATGGAAAAGAGTTAGATTATCTGGAATCGAATAGATTAGCCAGTATTAAAAAGCAACTTGATCAACTTTTTTGCCGATTAGGTTTCGTGAAGAATTGCGTTGTTTTTTACTCTACTGGAATTTTTCTTTTTATCTTAACATCATTTTTGATTGGTCTCGACTTTATTTTTGACCTTCGCTCGGGGATTGTTTTGATGATGATTACTTTCATCACTGGAATGATTTCAGTTGGCATCGGAATTTTAAATGCATTAAAAGAAATTACAAGAGGGCATAAAATTATTGAACTCGAAATTAAAGCAGAGGAATAA
- the lptB gene encoding LPS export ABC transporter ATP-binding protein has product MMDILRGEKLIKRYKKRNVVNGVSLQVQKGEVVGLLGPNGAGKTTTFYMIVGMIKPNAGNVFLNDVDITKMPMYKRARLGIGYLPQEASVFRRLTVEQNILAVLEFMNLSNRERKERCEQLLEDLGITKIRKTYGYQLSGGERRRTEIARALATNPKFILLDEPFAGIDPIAVEDIMKIVANLKNRGIGVLITDHNVHETLAIVDRAYILINGEILRSGISEELANDELVRKLYLGEKFKLERYL; this is encoded by the coding sequence ATGATGGATATTCTTAGAGGCGAAAAGTTAATTAAGCGATATAAGAAAAGAAATGTGGTAAACGGAGTTTCCCTTCAAGTTCAAAAAGGGGAAGTTGTTGGTTTACTTGGTCCGAATGGTGCAGGTAAGACAACTACTTTTTATATGATCGTTGGAATGATTAAACCTAATGCTGGCAATGTTTTCCTCAATGATGTTGATATTACAAAAATGCCAATGTATAAAAGAGCCAGACTCGGGATTGGTTACTTACCACAAGAAGCATCTGTATTCAGACGTTTGACAGTTGAACAAAACATTCTTGCTGTGCTCGAGTTTATGAATTTATCAAACAGAGAAAGAAAAGAAAGATGCGAGCAATTGCTTGAAGATTTAGGAATTACTAAGATTAGAAAAACTTACGGCTATCAACTCAGTGGTGGTGAGCGACGAAGGACAGAAATAGCGAGAGCTCTCGCAACAAATCCGAAATTTATTCTGCTTGATGAACCTTTCGCAGGAATTGATCCAATCGCTGTTGAAGATATTATGAAGATAGTCGCAAATCTTAAGAATCGAGGTATTGGCGTTTTAATTACAGATCATAATGTTCATGAAACTCTGGCAATTGTAGATCGTGCTTATATCTTGATAAACGGAGAAATTTTACGAAGCGGTATTTCAGAAGAACTTGCAAACGATGAGCTTGTAAGAAAACTTTATCTTGGTGAGAAATTCAAACTTGAAAGATATCTTTAG
- a CDS encoding glycosyltransferase family 4 protein: MRILISCLSRSWGGMEMFTVQSADQLIKNEFDVYLFCIEDSKIDLNSNFIPEQKKLKVKSNSYFNIKNILKLKRFLIQNDIDLIHTQFSRDLWTISPSLMIIDKKIPLVLTKQLGSFVKKKDLFHKFIYKKVDKAIAISRVIKQNLIETTPLEKNKIVIIPNVVDLEKFNPSKYDKELIRLKLGFDKDQFIFTNIARLSPGKGQDIIIKAIASIKEKLQNTIFIFVGEAEPSEKFYEEYLHNLVKENSLEGMFKFLGFRKDVPELLSASDAFIFPSYAEAFGISLVEAMAMGLPNIVCKADGVLDIIIENETSLVFERDDIQKLSENVLRIIFDEALRKHLSTKSIERAKEFSFDKYNERIVELYKSLLGKQ; the protein is encoded by the coding sequence ATGAGAATATTAATTTCCTGTTTATCTCGTTCCTGGGGTGGAATGGAAATGTTCACTGTTCAATCGGCTGATCAGTTGATAAAGAATGAATTTGATGTTTACCTTTTTTGCATTGAAGATTCAAAGATAGATTTAAACTCTAATTTTATACCTGAACAAAAAAAATTAAAAGTAAAATCAAATTCCTATTTCAACATTAAAAACATTCTAAAGCTTAAAAGATTTCTAATTCAAAATGATATTGATTTAATACACACTCAATTTTCAAGAGATTTATGGACAATCTCACCATCATTAATGATAATTGATAAGAAAATCCCTCTCGTACTAACCAAACAACTCGGTTCGTTTGTAAAAAAGAAAGACTTGTTTCATAAGTTTATCTATAAAAAAGTTGATAAAGCAATTGCCATTTCCAGAGTTATAAAACAAAATTTAATTGAGACAACCCCTCTTGAAAAAAATAAGATTGTAATCATTCCAAATGTGGTCGATTTAGAAAAATTTAATCCATCAAAATATGATAAAGAATTAATCAGATTAAAACTTGGATTTGATAAAGATCAATTTATCTTTACAAATATTGCAAGACTTTCACCAGGGAAGGGGCAGGATATCATAATCAAGGCGATTGCTTCAATTAAGGAAAAACTTCAAAATACAATCTTCATATTCGTTGGCGAAGCAGAACCTTCAGAAAAGTTCTATGAAGAATATCTTCACAATCTTGTAAAAGAAAATTCACTTGAAGGAATGTTTAAGTTTTTAGGATTTAGAAAAGACGTTCCTGAACTTCTTTCTGCAAGTGACGCTTTTATTTTTCCATCTTATGCTGAAGCATTTGGAATTTCTTTGGTTGAAGCGATGGCAATGGGGTTACCAAACATCGTCTGTAAAGCTGATGGTGTTTTAGATATTATTATTGAAAACGAAACTTCTCTTGTCTTTGAAAGAGATGATATTCAAAAACTTTCTGAAAACGTTTTAAGAATTATATTTGATGAAGCACTACGAAAACACCTGAGTACAAAATCAATTGAAAGAGCGAAGGAATTTAGTTTTGATAAATATAACGAGAGAATTGTTGAATTGTATAAAAGTCTTTTGGGCAAGCAATAG
- a CDS encoding tetratricopeptide repeat protein, which produces MKKFFKTFFLILVSAGLIQAQSVQELIKKCDEYIEEKFDNVNALKTIEQAYKLEPNNFEVLWRMSRAYVDYGEHLPARNDKEKEEQLKMFEKALEYAEKAIKVNPNSSIGYIRRAIANGKIALFKGVFKTISLVNSVKADCEKAISLNNGGEIHQSVALYVLARAHSKVCEKPKFARSIIGLGWGDREEAAKLFERAIKMRPNFIMYRLEAAKNYIEMENYAKAKEHLSVIPNLPKLDEDDDEYRAEARKLLNEIKNK; this is translated from the coding sequence ATGAAAAAATTTTTCAAAACATTTTTCTTAATCCTTGTATCAGCAGGATTAATACAAGCACAATCGGTGCAGGAGCTGATCAAAAAATGTGACGAATACATCGAAGAAAAATTCGACAATGTTAACGCACTAAAAACTATCGAACAGGCTTATAAACTCGAACCAAATAATTTTGAAGTGTTGTGGAGAATGTCTCGTGCTTATGTAGATTACGGCGAACATCTACCTGCAAGAAATGATAAAGAAAAAGAAGAACAACTAAAAATGTTCGAGAAAGCACTTGAATATGCAGAAAAAGCTATTAAAGTTAACCCAAATTCATCCATTGGTTACATTAGAAGAGCTATTGCAAATGGTAAAATTGCATTGTTTAAAGGAGTCTTCAAAACTATTAGTTTGGTGAATTCCGTTAAAGCTGATTGTGAAAAAGCCATTAGTTTAAATAATGGCGGTGAAATTCATCAAAGTGTTGCTCTTTATGTACTTGCACGAGCTCACTCTAAAGTCTGCGAAAAACCAAAATTTGCACGATCAATAATTGGACTTGGTTGGGGTGATAGAGAAGAAGCAGCTAAACTTTTTGAAAGAGCAATAAAAATGAGACCGAACTTTATAATGTACAGACTTGAAGCAGCAAAAAATTATATCGAAATGGAAAACTATGCAAAAGCAAAAGAGCATTTGAGTGTAATTCCAAATCTACCAAAACTCGATGAAGATGATGACGAGTATAGAGCTGAAGCAAGGAAACTGCTAAACGAAATAAAGAATAAGTAA